One region of Microcoleus sp. FACHB-68 genomic DNA includes:
- a CDS encoding Calvin cycle protein CP12, translating into MSNIEKQIEQEREQARAACDTNGATSGECAAAWDAVEELQAEASHQRQSKPKNSLEKYCDDNPDAAECRIYDE; encoded by the coding sequence ATGAGCAACATCGAGAAACAAATTGAACAAGAGCGCGAACAGGCTCGCGCCGCCTGTGATACTAATGGCGCAACCTCCGGTGAGTGTGCGGCTGCATGGGATGCCGTTGAAGAACTGCAAGCTGAAGCCTCCCATCAACGTCAAAGTAAGCCAAAGAATTCCCTTGAGAAATACTGCGATGACAACCCGGATGCGGCTGAATGCCGGATCTATGACGAATAA
- a CDS encoding FIST C-terminal domain-containing protein, whose translation MKWTNALSTRSSLEAAVKEVVEQAQQSLDAPADLGLVFISSAFASEYSRLMPLLQEYLSVPALIGCGGGGIIGMNRQNTTQEIEGEPALSLTLAHLPGVTVRAFHIASEDLPDLDSAPNTWVNLIGVEPADQPQFILLSDPFTSGINDLIEGLDYAYPGASKIGGLASGSGMGAGIGLFSDYQLHRDGTVGLALSGNIIMETIVAQGCRPIGQTYRVSAGERNVVLGLEEQAIGCGKSRTPLEVLRELIQSLSEEDRQLAQNSLFVGVARDEFKQELDRGDFLIRTLLGVEPKAGAIAIGDRVRPGQRIQFHLRDARTSAEDLEMLLERYQRQASSTGLPAGVGALMFSCVGRGEGLYGKANFDSQLFSQYLNNIPLSGFFCNGEIGPVCGSTFLHGYTSVFGICRQA comes from the coding sequence ATGAAGTGGACAAACGCCTTATCAACCCGTTCTTCGTTGGAAGCGGCAGTCAAAGAAGTTGTAGAACAAGCGCAACAGTCGTTGGACGCACCGGCAGATTTAGGGCTGGTATTTATTTCATCGGCCTTTGCCAGTGAGTATTCCCGGCTAATGCCCTTATTGCAAGAGTATTTATCAGTGCCGGCCTTAATTGGCTGTGGTGGCGGCGGCATCATCGGCATGAACCGGCAAAACACGACCCAAGAAATCGAAGGAGAACCCGCCCTGAGTCTGACTCTAGCGCATTTACCTGGAGTGACCGTCAGGGCCTTTCATATCGCTAGCGAAGACTTGCCCGACTTAGATAGCGCCCCAAACACCTGGGTCAATCTTATCGGCGTTGAGCCGGCAGATCAGCCTCAATTCATCCTCCTGTCAGATCCCTTCACATCTGGCATTAACGACCTGATCGAAGGACTCGATTATGCCTACCCCGGTGCCTCCAAAATTGGGGGTTTGGCTAGCGGCAGTGGCATGGGTGCCGGCATCGGATTGTTCTCTGACTACCAGCTGCACCGAGATGGCACCGTTGGCCTCGCCCTCAGCGGCAATATCATCATGGAAACCATCGTGGCCCAAGGATGCCGGCCCATTGGCCAAACTTACCGCGTCAGTGCCGGTGAACGGAATGTTGTGCTAGGACTTGAAGAGCAAGCCATTGGGTGCGGCAAATCTCGAACCCCCTTAGAAGTGCTGCGAGAATTGATTCAAAGCCTTAGCGAAGAAGACCGACAACTCGCTCAAAACTCCCTATTTGTTGGCGTAGCGCGGGATGAATTCAAACAAGAACTGGATCGCGGCGACTTCTTAATCCGGACTTTGCTAGGAGTTGAACCCAAAGCCGGTGCCATCGCCATTGGCGATCGCGTCAGACCCGGACAGCGCATTCAATTCCACCTGCGCGACGCCCGTACCTCAGCCGAAGACCTGGAAATGCTCCTAGAACGCTATCAGAGACAGGCTTCCTCAACAGGTCTTCCTGCCGGCGTCGGCGCTTTAATGTTCTCCTGTGTAGGGCGTGGAGAAGGGCTTTACGGCAAAGCCAATTTTGACTCCCAACTGTTTAGCCAGTATCTCAACAACATCCCACTCAGCGGCTTTTTCTGCAACGGTGAAATAGGACCCGTCTGCGGCAGCACCTTCTTGCACGGCTATACCTCAGTCTTTGGGATTTGCCGGCAAGCGTGA
- a CDS encoding metallophosphoesterase yields MNLNFRFAVVSDPHIGLPHTIWDHPSRFHLVEVSIPALEIVFNHLAKLDLDFLLLPGDLTQHGEPENHAWLSDRLAQLPFPVYVVPGNHDVPQLLPNERSIGLADFPSYYLRQGYDNPQQLYYTREILPGVRLISLNSNQFDGEGKQLPFGRLDDEQIAWLKEVLSAADEPVVMVMVHHNVVEHLPGQSRHSLGRRYMLENAPALLELLRQAGAQLVFTGHLHVQDVAENHGIYDITTGSLVSYPHPYRVLQFKMDGEGKKQLQIETHRVDAVPDMPALPQQSREWMGERSYPFMMRLLTEAPLNLPPAQAEPLVASLRYFWADIAMGDAIFDFSDFPSPVRRYFEAFSATDSIDNHATLML; encoded by the coding sequence ATGAATCTAAATTTTCGCTTTGCGGTCGTGAGCGATCCCCACATTGGGCTTCCTCACACGATCTGGGATCATCCTAGCCGCTTTCATCTGGTAGAAGTCAGTATTCCGGCGTTGGAAATTGTCTTCAACCATCTAGCTAAGCTGGATCTTGATTTTCTGTTGCTACCGGGGGACTTGACACAACATGGTGAACCGGAGAATCATGCTTGGCTGTCTGATCGGCTTGCTCAACTGCCTTTTCCAGTTTACGTGGTGCCGGGAAATCATGATGTCCCGCAACTGCTGCCAAATGAGCGATCCATTGGTTTGGCAGATTTTCCAAGTTACTATCTGCGCCAAGGTTATGACAACCCCCAGCAGCTTTATTACACCCGCGAAATTTTGCCGGGAGTGCGGCTGATCAGTTTGAATTCTAACCAGTTTGATGGGGAGGGTAAACAACTGCCTTTTGGGCGCTTGGATGATGAGCAAATAGCGTGGCTGAAGGAAGTTTTAAGTGCTGCTGATGAGCCAGTGGTGATGGTGATGGTGCATCACAATGTTGTGGAGCATCTACCAGGGCAATCGCGCCATTCTTTAGGCCGGCGCTATATGCTGGAAAATGCACCGGCACTGTTAGAATTGCTGCGGCAGGCGGGGGCGCAGTTGGTATTTACCGGCCATTTGCACGTTCAGGATGTTGCGGAAAATCACGGAATTTACGATATCACAACCGGCTCTTTAGTTAGCTATCCGCATCCCTATCGAGTTTTGCAATTTAAAATGGACGGGGAAGGTAAAAAGCAGTTGCAAATTGAAACTCATCGGGTGGATGCTGTGCCTGATATGCCGGCGTTGCCACAGCAATCACGCGAGTGGATGGGTGAGCGCAGTTATCCTTTTATGATGCGACTTTTAACAGAAGCGCCTTTAAATTTACCGCCGGCACAGGCAGAACCGCTGGTTGCCAGTCTGCGCTATTTTTGGGCAGATATCGCGATGGGCGATGCAATTTTTGATTTCTCTGATTTTCCCTCACCCGTGCGCCGATATTTTGAAGCGTTTAGTGCGACTGACAGCATCGACAACCACGCAACTCTTATGCTTTAA
- a CDS encoding flavin-dependent dehydrogenase: MKEILYLEIPTPDRDAVRRWLQEDFQPGTGEKLLTPDGIRVQFSQKQGGERGRVAEGESQISQTPSTMPSPTEELSVFVWSVQRTTYLKVFRWAEKPVVRESQLLEHLTAGLRQQFPHQYPEPPAVDLSQQSIFEALAPAYPQTVKFFQKFPNGEYDLKRVYWWEQRWREGVRNPQEPRQVVFSGQQRERGRGGEGERSSPNSTYDLIYVGGALGIIHAAVMAKLGYRVLLLERLPFGRMNREWNISRNEIQSLIDLGLFTPVEVESIIAREYKDGFHKFFDANNPPIAKSPVLHTPKVLNVALDAEHLLRLCGEKLKSAGGEIWDETEFIRADVEPAQVTVQTKHLPTGSERQATGRLLVDAMGTASPIAWQLNGGRTFDSVCPTVGAVIDSGFEPGVWDSQYGDVLNTHGDISRGRQLIWELFPAAGEELTVYLFHYHQVNATNPGSLLEMYEDFFTILPEYRRCDMDKLVWKKATFGYIPGHFSMGSNDRKVAVDRLIAIGDAASLQSPLVFTGFGSLVRNLPRLTELLDTALKHDLLTAGHLNQIRAYQSNVSVTWLFSKGMMVPTGKFIQPQQINAILNTFFGILAQQKEVVAERFIKDRVDWLTFNRLALEAAWKNPFLLLWILNFVNLKDVLRWGGAYLSFTLESLNSWLWWWVPQFSRRIQPWLEPRYPALWLWLLATSYALTDGLGRPQKSAPLSALGRERRVAKCEGEFL; the protein is encoded by the coding sequence ATGAAAGAAATCCTCTACTTGGAAATTCCAACCCCGGATAGAGATGCCGTAAGACGCTGGTTGCAAGAAGATTTTCAGCCAGGAACTGGGGAGAAACTGCTCACCCCTGATGGCATCCGAGTGCAGTTTTCCCAGAAGCAAGGCGGAGAGAGGGGGCGAGTTGCAGAGGGGGAGAGTCAAATTTCTCAAACCCCTTCAACTATGCCCTCACCAACTGAGGAACTGTCCGTCTTTGTTTGGTCGGTGCAGCGAACAACGTATTTGAAGGTGTTTCGCTGGGCGGAAAAGCCGGTAGTTCGAGAAAGCCAACTGTTGGAACATCTGACTGCCGGCCTAAGACAGCAGTTCCCCCATCAATATCCCGAACCGCCGGCGGTCGATCTGTCGCAGCAGTCTATCTTTGAAGCACTTGCACCGGCTTACCCACAAACCGTTAAATTCTTTCAGAAATTCCCCAACGGAGAATATGACCTCAAGCGCGTCTATTGGTGGGAACAACGCTGGCGAGAGGGGGTGCGGAATCCGCAAGAACCCCGGCAGGTTGTGTTCTCTGGGCAACAGAGGGAGAGAGGACGAGGCGGAGAAGGAGAGCGATCTTCTCCGAACTCTACTTATGACCTAATCTATGTGGGGGGCGCTTTGGGCATTATCCACGCGGCAGTCATGGCGAAGCTAGGCTACCGGGTGTTGCTACTGGAACGGCTGCCGTTTGGGCGCATGAATCGGGAGTGGAATATTTCCCGCAATGAGATTCAAAGCTTAATCGACTTGGGTTTGTTTACCCCGGTTGAGGTGGAAAGTATAATCGCACGGGAATACAAAGATGGGTTCCACAAGTTTTTTGATGCGAATAACCCACCCATCGCAAAATCGCCAGTTCTGCACACCCCCAAGGTGCTGAATGTAGCGCTGGATGCTGAACATCTGCTGCGCTTGTGTGGGGAAAAACTTAAGTCTGCCGGCGGTGAGATTTGGGATGAAACCGAGTTTATCCGGGCGGATGTGGAACCGGCTCAAGTTACAGTTCAAACCAAGCATTTGCCCACCGGCAGCGAACGGCAGGCGACGGGTCGTTTGCTGGTGGATGCGATGGGAACGGCTTCTCCCATTGCTTGGCAGCTCAATGGCGGGCGCACCTTTGACAGTGTTTGCCCAACCGTAGGTGCAGTGATTGATAGCGGATTTGAGCCGGGAGTGTGGGATTCCCAGTATGGGGATGTGCTGAACACTCACGGGGATATCTCACGAGGCCGGCAGCTGATTTGGGAGTTATTTCCGGCTGCCGGTGAGGAACTGACGGTTTACTTGTTTCACTACCATCAAGTAAACGCCACAAATCCCGGTTCCTTGCTGGAGATGTACGAGGACTTTTTCACAATTCTGCCAGAGTATCGCCGGTGCGATATGGACAAGCTGGTTTGGAAAAAAGCGACGTTTGGTTATATTCCCGGTCATTTTAGTATGGGCAGCAATGATCGCAAAGTGGCCGTTGACCGGCTGATTGCGATTGGCGATGCCGCCTCTCTCCAATCTCCCCTTGTCTTCACCGGCTTTGGTTCTTTGGTTCGCAATTTGCCGCGCTTAACTGAGCTGCTGGATACTGCACTCAAGCACGATCTCCTTACTGCCGGTCACTTGAACCAAATTCGTGCCTATCAAAGCAACGTCTCCGTAACCTGGCTGTTTTCTAAAGGCATGATGGTGCCGACGGGTAAATTCATCCAACCCCAGCAGATTAACGCCATCTTAAATACCTTTTTCGGAATTCTGGCCCAGCAAAAAGAAGTTGTAGCCGAGAGGTTTATTAAAGACCGAGTAGATTGGCTGACATTTAACCGGCTCGCCCTAGAAGCCGCTTGGAAAAATCCATTTCTTTTACTATGGATTCTTAATTTTGTCAACCTAAAAGATGTGCTGCGCTGGGGAGGTGCATACCTAAGCTTTACCCTTGAGTCCCTCAATAGCTGGCTGTGGTGGTGGGTGCCACAGTTCAGCCGGCGGATTCAGCCTTGGCTAGAACCGCGTTATCCTGCGCTTTGGCTGTGGCTCCTAGCTACCAGCTACGCGCTTACTGATGGCTTAGGGCGTCCTCAAAAGAGTGCTCCGCTGTCAGCGCTGGGCAGGGAGAGGCGAGTCGCAAAGTGTGAAGGAGAGTTTTTGTAG
- a CDS encoding MgtC/SapB family protein, giving the protein MLAPNDWIGIIFRLGLAMLFGAGIGWERQLKGKPAGLRTHTLVSLGAAIFVIVPLQLGTAEDVSDTISRVMQGVSTGIGFLGAGEIVSQSQQETGKFKIRGLTSAAAIWVSAALGVTAGCGLWQLGLIGFILCLLILRIFKLLEK; this is encoded by the coding sequence GTGCTAGCCCCTAATGACTGGATCGGTATAATTTTCCGGCTCGGCCTTGCGATGCTTTTCGGTGCCGGCATTGGTTGGGAACGTCAACTCAAGGGAAAACCGGCGGGTTTAAGAACACATACGCTGGTTAGCCTTGGGGCTGCAATTTTTGTGATCGTACCTCTCCAACTCGGAACCGCAGAGGATGTTTCCGACACTATCAGCCGGGTGATGCAGGGAGTTTCAACCGGCATAGGTTTTCTTGGGGCTGGGGAAATTGTGAGCCAGTCTCAGCAGGAAACTGGAAAGTTTAAAATTCGTGGCTTAACCTCAGCGGCTGCAATTTGGGTTTCAGCGGCTTTGGGTGTTACTGCCGGCTGTGGCTTATGGCAGCTGGGATTAATTGGCTTCATCCTGTGTTTGTTGATTCTCAGGATATTTAAGCTACTGGAAAAGTGA
- a CDS encoding M23 family metallopeptidase codes for MISVSKKHFFIFLLTVALASLPSCLGQQSTTIAKPAATSTPTIAQSNAKPAATSAPTIAQSNSDFQLGIPIDCKLGKDCFIMHHLDRDPGPEAVDFNCGRLTYDEHNGTDFAIPDEKTMAAGVAVKASAAGKVLRVRDGEADRRVEDQTTKDAVEGKECGNGVVIEHANGWQTQYCHLRNGSVVAQPGSEVEKGAVLGMIGSSGLASFPHVHLSVRYQGKVVDPFVGPTDETGCKIKPRPIWDQPITYTPTGLIRAGFSTQPPKMNELWEGRFTETTFPQDSPALLFWVQAYGVLKGDTQQVRIFAPDGKTIVDDKREVNESNRVWMNYAGKRNNKERPLIPGVWRGEYQLMRGDRVLIDVKREVELQ; via the coding sequence ATGATTTCAGTATCCAAAAAACATTTTTTTATCTTCCTTCTCACCGTTGCGCTGGCTAGTCTGCCCAGCTGCCTCGGTCAACAGTCAACTACAATTGCCAAACCGGCAGCTACCTCAACACCCACTATCGCGCAATCAAATGCCAAACCGGCAGCCACCTCAGCACCCACGATTGCCCAATCGAATAGCGATTTCCAATTAGGTATCCCTATTGACTGCAAGCTGGGCAAAGATTGCTTTATCATGCACCATCTAGACCGCGATCCAGGCCCAGAAGCCGTTGATTTTAATTGCGGTCGCTTAACCTATGACGAACACAATGGCACAGACTTTGCCATTCCCGACGAAAAGACGATGGCTGCCGGTGTTGCCGTCAAAGCCTCAGCAGCCGGTAAAGTGCTGCGGGTACGCGATGGAGAAGCCGACCGGCGAGTTGAAGATCAGACGACCAAAGACGCCGTAGAAGGCAAAGAGTGTGGCAATGGTGTGGTAATTGAACACGCTAACGGTTGGCAAACTCAATACTGCCACCTCCGCAATGGTAGCGTGGTTGCCCAGCCGGGAAGTGAGGTTGAAAAAGGCGCTGTATTGGGCATGATCGGCTCATCAGGCTTAGCTTCCTTCCCCCACGTACACCTCAGTGTTCGTTACCAAGGTAAAGTTGTAGACCCATTTGTTGGGCCAACCGATGAAACCGGCTGCAAAATCAAGCCTCGCCCAATCTGGGATCAACCCATTACTTACACACCCACCGGCCTGATTCGTGCCGGCTTTTCCACTCAACCGCCCAAAATGAATGAGCTGTGGGAAGGACGCTTTACTGAGACAACCTTCCCACAAGATAGTCCTGCCTTATTATTTTGGGTGCAAGCCTATGGCGTCCTCAAAGGAGATACTCAGCAAGTCCGGATATTTGCTCCTGATGGTAAAACCATTGTGGACGACAAACGAGAGGTTAATGAATCAAATCGGGTGTGGATGAACTATGCCGGCAAACGCAATAATAAAGAGCGCCCGCTAATTCCAGGCGTTTGGCGTGGCGAATATCAGTTGATGCGGGGTGATCGCGTATTAATTGATGTGAAGCGAGAAGTCGAACTCCAATAA
- a CDS encoding phosphatase PAP2 family protein: MRYKLLSLLSTIRIVGLLVAAFAMWGFVQIADEVLDKETQAIDTAILLALKRSHTPLLDQLMLGVTFLGEPTFLLVICLCLGVLLLFVKRQTEATTLAIGAAGAVGLNYLLKVLFSRDRPALWDRVIDVGQYSFPSGHAMVSMVIYGLIGFLLANRFPRWRWLIVTLTIGLITAIGLSRLYLGVHWPTDVIAGYSAGLVWLLTCILSLEVWSFYRSAAGEDEDQSLNPN, translated from the coding sequence ATGCGCTATAAGCTTTTATCATTGCTCTCGACAATTCGGATTGTGGGACTGCTAGTTGCCGCCTTTGCGATGTGGGGTTTTGTCCAGATCGCCGATGAAGTGCTCGATAAAGAAACCCAAGCCATTGACACGGCAATTTTACTCGCTCTGAAGCGCTCCCACACTCCGCTGCTCGACCAGTTGATGCTGGGTGTGACGTTTTTGGGGGAACCGACTTTTTTGCTGGTAATCTGTCTTTGCTTAGGAGTTTTGTTGCTATTCGTCAAGCGCCAGACAGAAGCCACAACTTTAGCGATTGGGGCTGCCGGCGCAGTTGGCTTAAATTATTTGCTTAAGGTTCTATTTTCCCGTGATAGGCCGGCTTTGTGGGATCGCGTGATTGATGTGGGTCAATATAGTTTTCCTAGCGGTCATGCAATGGTTTCAATGGTGATTTACGGTTTGATTGGGTTTTTGTTGGCGAATCGCTTTCCCAGGTGGCGTTGGTTGATTGTGACGTTAACCATTGGGTTAATTACGGCGATTGGGTTAAGCCGGCTTTATCTAGGCGTTCACTGGCCAACTGACGTGATTGCGGGATATTCAGCCGGCTTGGTGTGGCTGCTGACTTGTATTCTCAGCTTAGAAGTTTGGAGTTTTTATCGTTCTGCTGCCGGTGAAGATGAGGATCAATCTCTTAATCCAAATTAA
- a CDS encoding NAD(P)-dependent alcohol dehydrogenase: MYNAKAYSAASATSPLASDTIARRDPTEHDVQIEILFCGICHSDVHSVRNEWSDFMSTTYPIVPGHEIVGRVTKVGSAVTKYKPGDLAGVGCLVDSDGTCPHCKTGLEQFCPNPTLTYNSPDKHKTAPVTYGGYSDSVVVDERFVLRVPDNLDLAGVAPLLCAGITTYSPLRHWGVTKGKKVGVVGLGGLGHMGVKFARAFGAHVVVFTTSPDKKEDALRLGADEVVVSRNADEMQQHAGSFDFILDTVSAKHDINAYLNLLRRDGNITLVGAPEKPLEVAAFSLIMGRRSLSGSSIGGIAETQEMLDFCGEHNITADVEVIPIQKVNEAYERLLKSDVKYRFCIDMASLKSE, translated from the coding sequence ATGTACAACGCCAAAGCTTATTCCGCAGCCAGTGCAACATCACCGCTCGCTTCCGACACGATCGCACGGCGCGATCCAACCGAACACGACGTTCAAATCGAAATCCTCTTCTGTGGCATCTGTCACTCCGATGTCCATTCGGTGCGTAATGAGTGGAGCGACTTCATGTCTACTACCTACCCGATCGTTCCCGGTCATGAGATCGTGGGCCGTGTCACCAAGGTCGGCTCGGCAGTTACCAAGTATAAGCCCGGCGACCTAGCCGGGGTCGGCTGCCTTGTAGATTCGGACGGTACTTGCCCGCATTGCAAAACTGGTCTTGAGCAGTTCTGCCCAAACCCGACCCTCACCTACAACTCCCCAGACAAGCACAAGACTGCTCCAGTCACCTATGGTGGCTACTCTGATAGCGTCGTCGTCGATGAACGCTTCGTTCTGCGCGTTCCAGATAACCTTGACCTTGCCGGGGTTGCGCCGCTCCTCTGCGCCGGCATCACCACCTACTCACCCCTGCGCCACTGGGGTGTTACTAAGGGTAAAAAAGTTGGCGTTGTCGGTCTCGGCGGGCTGGGGCACATGGGCGTGAAGTTCGCTCGTGCGTTCGGGGCACACGTCGTCGTCTTCACCACTTCGCCCGATAAGAAGGAAGATGCACTCCGCCTCGGTGCCGATGAAGTGGTCGTCTCCCGCAATGCCGACGAGATGCAGCAGCACGCTGGCAGTTTCGATTTCATCCTCGATACCGTCTCCGCCAAGCACGACATCAACGCTTATCTCAACCTGCTCCGCCGCGACGGCAACATCACCCTTGTCGGAGCACCTGAGAAGCCCCTGGAGGTCGCGGCATTCAGCCTGATTATGGGTCGCCGCAGTCTCTCCGGCTCTAGCATTGGCGGCATCGCGGAAACCCAGGAAATGCTCGACTTCTGCGGCGAACATAACATCACTGCCGATGTAGAAGTTATCCCCATCCAGAAGGTCAACGAAGCCTACGAGCGACTGCTCAAGTCCGATGTGAAGTACCGCTTCTGTATCGATATGGCATCTCTTAAATCTGAATAA
- a CDS encoding SDR family oxidoreductase encodes MIPANYKRLDFYTKENSGLIGQKTRQLTTKMPSKLTLLVKKSIPIHKEKIMTMKKNENYTGKVAFVTGAANGIGRATALAFARDDAHVVVADISEQGNQETARMIEELGGRALAVRCDVTRDEDVKAALDKTIESFGRLDFAFNNAGVEQKIAATADLTEEEWDRIVNINLRGVFLCLKHEIPLMLKQGSGAIVNTSSGAGVKGFKGQAAYVAAKHGVVGLTKAAALDYAAQNIRINAVCPGIIDTPMMDRFSGGTSEGRERVISQEPIGRMGQPEEIANAVVWLCSDASSFAVGHALVVDGGQTV; translated from the coding sequence GTGATTCCGGCGAATTACAAACGTCTAGACTTTTATACAAAAGAAAACTCAGGTTTGATTGGGCAAAAGACTCGCCAACTGACAACCAAAATGCCATCAAAGCTAACCTTGCTTGTTAAAAAATCCATCCCTATTCATAAGGAAAAAATAATGACGATGAAAAAGAATGAAAACTACACAGGAAAAGTTGCGTTTGTGACCGGAGCAGCAAACGGCATTGGTCGAGCTACAGCGCTAGCGTTTGCACGCGACGACGCTCATGTGGTGGTCGCTGACATCTCAGAACAGGGCAATCAGGAAACGGCCCGCATGATCGAGGAACTCGGCGGGCGGGCGCTCGCCGTCAGGTGTGACGTGACGCGGGACGAGGACGTGAAGGCAGCCCTGGATAAGACCATTGAGAGCTTCGGGCGACTGGACTTTGCCTTCAACAACGCCGGCGTGGAACAGAAGATAGCGGCGACAGCCGACCTTACAGAGGAGGAGTGGGACCGCATCGTCAACATCAACCTGCGGGGCGTGTTCCTGTGCCTGAAGCACGAAATCCCGCTGATGCTCAAGCAAGGCAGCGGCGCGATCGTGAATACCTCTTCAGGTGCTGGAGTCAAAGGCTTCAAAGGTCAAGCTGCTTACGTGGCTGCAAAGCACGGCGTGGTCGGACTGACCAAGGCGGCGGCACTCGACTACGCCGCGCAGAACATTCGCATCAACGCTGTGTGTCCCGGAATCATCGACACCCCGATGATGGATCGCTTCAGCGGCGGCACTTCCGAAGGACGAGAGCGAGTGATCTCGCAGGAACCAATTGGCAGGATGGGTCAGCCCGAAGAGATCGCCAATGCCGTCGTCTGGCTGTGTTCGGATGCGTCCTCCTTCGCTGTTGGGCACGCCCTGGTCGTCGATGGCGGTCAAACGGTGTAG
- a CDS encoding AraC family transcriptional regulator — protein MLYNPANLEINAAKTSETSAMELMNDQPAKREADRAQAHRDELTQRIAQAIRQDGTIEPLKGLHFYRSSSPSECVHSVSIPAFCVIAQGSKEVLLGSDRYQYDPMHYLRLKLSISRYHLAELFYH, from the coding sequence TTGTTGTACAATCCTGCAAACTTAGAAATTAACGCTGCCAAAACGAGTGAAACGTCCGCTATGGAGTTAATGAACGACCAGCCGGCAAAGCGCGAGGCAGACAGAGCGCAAGCCCACAGAGACGAACTGACTCAGCGGATTGCCCAGGCGATTCGTCAGGATGGGACGATTGAGCCGCTCAAAGGATTGCACTTCTACCGCTCCTCCTCACCTTCGGAATGCGTTCATAGTGTCTCTATCCCTGCCTTTTGTGTGATTGCTCAAGGCAGCAAAGAAGTCCTTCTAGGCAGCGATCGCTATCAGTACGACCCGATGCATTATCTGCGGCTAAAACTGAGTATTTCCCGCTACCATCTCGCGGAACTCTTCTACCATTAA
- a CDS encoding nucleotidyltransferase family protein — protein sequence MVFKIGLIILAAGSATRMGRPKQLLSYQGRSLILHAVEVALASMSQPIIVVLGAYAEQIKPQLMPKAVQVVENSQWQEGMSSSIRAGISMLLKTNSKLDAVIISLADQPLVSPQIFNQLIQSYQETQKVIISSKYNETTGVPALFSNALFPELLQLEGDKGAKALIQKYIDTGVILLIPEAAIDIDTPDDYKQLLLKNFQE from the coding sequence ATGGTATTTAAAATTGGTCTAATTATTCTCGCTGCTGGCTCTGCAACCCGCATGGGAAGACCAAAACAATTGCTTTCTTATCAAGGACGCAGCCTGATACTCCATGCGGTTGAAGTTGCCTTAGCTTCTATGAGCCAACCTATCATAGTAGTCCTGGGAGCTTATGCAGAACAAATTAAACCGCAACTAATGCCAAAGGCAGTGCAAGTTGTAGAGAACTCCCAATGGCAAGAGGGAATGTCTTCTTCTATTCGCGCTGGTATTAGTATGCTACTGAAAACTAACTCTAAACTTGATGCAGTTATCATCTCACTTGCAGATCAACCGCTAGTTTCTCCCCAGATTTTCAATCAATTGATTCAGTCTTATCAAGAAACGCAAAAAGTAATTATTTCCTCAAAGTATAACGAAACTACAGGCGTACCTGCCCTGTTTAGCAATGCCTTATTTCCAGAACTGCTGCAGCTTGAAGGAGATAAAGGTGCAAAAGCGTTAATACAAAAATATATAGATACAGGAGTGATTCTGCTAATACCCGAAGCAGCGATTGATATTGATACCCCGGACGATTACAAGCAGTTGCTATTAAAGAATTTTCAAGAGTGA